The Aedes aegypti strain LVP_AGWG chromosome 3, AaegL5.0 Primary Assembly, whole genome shotgun sequence genome contains a region encoding:
- the LOC5572554 gene encoding uncharacterized protein LOC5572554 isoform X2, which translates to MKMTAPRLVARASRSRFFIGLGILILMAGFVAIFHSSQQQLDELRQLGIRCEQQQEAISAKMQVVVDQKLRLENSLASERMINEQNRLEQQQKTQDEKEQHSKATMEANIRYASLQQHYNLVKTQKDDLEEECSKAKKKQLEEINSLKLKVTELQGKVSLHQKASATDVEHLKNQIVQLKQEKANIESTYRQKLAYKDKTIDKLKDHNDKMERENAQYIELCKIPPEKMPHHVKASDIFDQLPPSILESGPLRNFAEQISMIPKPLPLVSTNEENKKPMAQASNVLQQPQLMKTSTSIPPSLNKKTSERNSNLQVPILAAPTVVPPGGAKSSSSTTTPANGSVKKPANKLRSKALPVGVVPFPDNMEDLMKVEENNSENAVNKHYLNAASHQNANANGEKRSRSDKDLNFNNADQENGAHEVLNDNDFNLGGGVGANNNQLQQPNLKDANQNGENAAEEDTNLYDQRIFGNAHPQPQQQHGDYNDLHHHLGEQRKGVAGKNGIGEKLINEIVRDHGKEGDNYPNEMEEDLHLDGLPEAEDEGDDGEYDDPNALKQGHAERN; encoded by the exons ATGAAAATGACCGCTCCGCGACTAGTTGCCAGGGCTAGTCGCAGTAGATTCTTCATCGGGCTTGGCATACTGATACTGATGGCCGGGTTCGTGGCTATCTTCCATAGCTCACAGCAGCAGCTGGACGAATTGCGACAGCTGGGAATCCGGTGCGAGCAGCAGCAAGAAGCCATCTCAGCAAAAATGCAAG tggtgGTGGATCAGAAGCTAAGGCTCGAGAACTCGCTAGCTTCGGAGCGTATGATAAACGAACAGAATCGCCTGGAGCAACAACAGAAGACTCAGGATGAAAAGGAGCAGCACAGCAAGGCAACAATGGAAGCCAACATTCGATACGCTTCCTTGCAGCAGCACTACAATTTGGTAAAGACCCAGAAGGATGATCTGGAAGAGGAATGCTCCAAAGCGAAAAAGAAGCAACTGGAGGAGATCAACTCGCTCAAATTGAAGGTCACGGAACTGCAGGGAAAGGTGTCGCTTCATCAGAAGGCTTCCGCGACGGATGTGGAGCATCTTAAG aaCCAAATCGTCCAACTCAAACAGGAAAAGGCCAACATAGAAAGCACTTACAGGCAAAAGCTTGCATACAAAGATAAAACAATAGATAAATTGAAGGACCACAACGACAAGATGGAAAGAGAGAACGCTCAGTACATCGAGCTGTGCAAAATTCCACCGGAAAAAATGCCTCATCATGTTAAGGCTAGCGATATATTTGACCAGCTGCCTCCTAGCATCCTCGAATCCGGTCCGCTgagaaatttcgctgagcaGATTTCC atgATTCCTAAGCCTCTGCCGCTCGTTTCGACCAATGAAGAGAACAAGAAGCCAATGGCGCAAGCCAGTAATGTGCTTCAGCAGCCTCAGTTGATGAAAACGTCTACATCCATTCCACCGTCTTTGAATAAGAAAACTTCTGAAAGGAACAGTAATCTGCAGGTTCCTATTCTAGCTGCTCCGACGGTCGTTCCGCCTGGTGGCGCCAAGTCTTCGTCTTCTACCACGACGCCAGCCAATGGTTCAGTCAAAAAGCCCGCCAATAAACTTCGCTCAAAAGCTCTTCCAGTAGGGGTTGTTCCTTTCCCTGATAACATGGAAGATCTGATGAAGGTTGAAGAGAACAACAGCGAGAACGCTGTGAACAAACATTACCTTAATGCGGCATCCCATCAGAATGCTAATGCGAATGGCGAAAAGCGATCTCGCAGTGACAAAGATCTAAACTTCAATAATGCCGACCAGGAGAATGGTGCTCATGAAGTGTTAAATGACAACGATTTCAACCTTGGTGGCGGAGTTGGCGCCAACAACAACCAGCTTCAGCAGCCCAATCTCAAAGATGCCAATCAGAACGGTGAAAACGCTGCCGAAGAAGATACCAATCTGTACGATCAGAGGATATTCGGGAATGCACATCCACAACCGCAGCAGCAGCATGGAGACTACAACGATCTGCACCATCATCTGGGAGAGCAGAGGAAAGGGGTTGCAGGTAAGAACGGTATCGGTGAAAAGTTGATCAATGAGATCGTGCGTGATCATGGCAAGGAAGGCGATAACTACCCGAACGAAATGGAGGAAGATCTGCACCTGGACGGACTACCGGAAGCGGAAGACGAGGGAGACG ATGGAGAATATGATGATCCCAATGCACTGAAGCAGGGCCACGCAGAGCGCAACTAA
- the LOC5572554 gene encoding uncharacterized protein LOC5572554 isoform X1 — translation MKMTAPRLVARASRSRFFIGLGILILMAGFVAIFHSSQQQLDELRQLGIRCEQQQEAISAKMQVVVDQKLRLENSLASERMINEQNRLEQQQKTQDEKEQHSKATMEANIRYASLQQHYNLVKTQKDDLEEECSKAKKKQLEEINSLKLKVTELQGKVSLHQKASATDVEHLKNQIVQLKQEKANIESTYRQKLAYKDKTIDKLKDHNDKMERENAQYIELCKIPPEKMPHHVKASDIFDQLPPSILESGPLRNFAEQISVSQDLYKIPVVLSNRTNRLGSIRDGDQELDGRGVIAKPFETNDQIKPKSAAAAVVDGGVINSVENFQMIPKPLPLVSTNEENKKPMAQASNVLQQPQLMKTSTSIPPSLNKKTSERNSNLQVPILAAPTVVPPGGAKSSSSTTTPANGSVKKPANKLRSKALPVGVVPFPDNMEDLMKVEENNSENAVNKHYLNAASHQNANANGEKRSRSDKDLNFNNADQENGAHEVLNDNDFNLGGGVGANNNQLQQPNLKDANQNGENAAEEDTNLYDQRIFGNAHPQPQQQHGDYNDLHHHLGEQRKGVAGKNGIGEKLINEIVRDHGKEGDNYPNEMEEDLHLDGLPEAEDEGDDGEYDDPNALKQGHAERN, via the exons ATGAAAATGACCGCTCCGCGACTAGTTGCCAGGGCTAGTCGCAGTAGATTCTTCATCGGGCTTGGCATACTGATACTGATGGCCGGGTTCGTGGCTATCTTCCATAGCTCACAGCAGCAGCTGGACGAATTGCGACAGCTGGGAATCCGGTGCGAGCAGCAGCAAGAAGCCATCTCAGCAAAAATGCAAG tggtgGTGGATCAGAAGCTAAGGCTCGAGAACTCGCTAGCTTCGGAGCGTATGATAAACGAACAGAATCGCCTGGAGCAACAACAGAAGACTCAGGATGAAAAGGAGCAGCACAGCAAGGCAACAATGGAAGCCAACATTCGATACGCTTCCTTGCAGCAGCACTACAATTTGGTAAAGACCCAGAAGGATGATCTGGAAGAGGAATGCTCCAAAGCGAAAAAGAAGCAACTGGAGGAGATCAACTCGCTCAAATTGAAGGTCACGGAACTGCAGGGAAAGGTGTCGCTTCATCAGAAGGCTTCCGCGACGGATGTGGAGCATCTTAAG aaCCAAATCGTCCAACTCAAACAGGAAAAGGCCAACATAGAAAGCACTTACAGGCAAAAGCTTGCATACAAAGATAAAACAATAGATAAATTGAAGGACCACAACGACAAGATGGAAAGAGAGAACGCTCAGTACATCGAGCTGTGCAAAATTCCACCGGAAAAAATGCCTCATCATGTTAAGGCTAGCGATATATTTGACCAGCTGCCTCCTAGCATCCTCGAATCCGGTCCGCTgagaaatttcgctgagcaGATTTCCGTGAGTCAAGATTTGTACAAAATTCCAGTAGTATTGAGCAACCGAACTAACCGCCTTGGGTCTATACGTGATGGTGATCAAGAACTAGATGGTCGTGGTGTTATTGCTAAGCCTTTTGAAACTAACGATCAGATTAAACCCAAATCAGCCGCTGCCGCAGTCGTTGACGGGGGAGTAATTaattctgtggaaaattttcagatgATTCCTAAGCCTCTGCCGCTCGTTTCGACCAATGAAGAGAACAAGAAGCCAATGGCGCAAGCCAGTAATGTGCTTCAGCAGCCTCAGTTGATGAAAACGTCTACATCCATTCCACCGTCTTTGAATAAGAAAACTTCTGAAAGGAACAGTAATCTGCAGGTTCCTATTCTAGCTGCTCCGACGGTCGTTCCGCCTGGTGGCGCCAAGTCTTCGTCTTCTACCACGACGCCAGCCAATGGTTCAGTCAAAAAGCCCGCCAATAAACTTCGCTCAAAAGCTCTTCCAGTAGGGGTTGTTCCTTTCCCTGATAACATGGAAGATCTGATGAAGGTTGAAGAGAACAACAGCGAGAACGCTGTGAACAAACATTACCTTAATGCGGCATCCCATCAGAATGCTAATGCGAATGGCGAAAAGCGATCTCGCAGTGACAAAGATCTAAACTTCAATAATGCCGACCAGGAGAATGGTGCTCATGAAGTGTTAAATGACAACGATTTCAACCTTGGTGGCGGAGTTGGCGCCAACAACAACCAGCTTCAGCAGCCCAATCTCAAAGATGCCAATCAGAACGGTGAAAACGCTGCCGAAGAAGATACCAATCTGTACGATCAGAGGATATTCGGGAATGCACATCCACAACCGCAGCAGCAGCATGGAGACTACAACGATCTGCACCATCATCTGGGAGAGCAGAGGAAAGGGGTTGCAGGTAAGAACGGTATCGGTGAAAAGTTGATCAATGAGATCGTGCGTGATCATGGCAAGGAAGGCGATAACTACCCGAACGAAATGGAGGAAGATCTGCACCTGGACGGACTACCGGAAGCGGAAGACGAGGGAGACG ATGGAGAATATGATGATCCCAATGCACTGAAGCAGGGCCACGCAGAGCGCAACTAA